A window of the Juglans microcarpa x Juglans regia isolate MS1-56 chromosome 5D, Jm3101_v1.0, whole genome shotgun sequence genome harbors these coding sequences:
- the LOC121264496 gene encoding pentatricopeptide repeat-containing protein At4g20090: protein MRKCSLFHTELLSKSIKKALKLGLSSVPPKFPSPIHSHSHFSVFTVPSNNTSETAEPDNIGETEPPVSDEIFKSSHKLGSYKPGDSTFYSLIANYADLGDFRSLEKVLDRMKRENRRFMERCFVVIFRAYGKAHLPEKAVQLFDRMVYEFRCRRTVKSFNSVLNVIIQEGRFSHALEFYSRVIGSRDSNILPNVLTFNLVIKALCKLGMIDRAVEMFREMPLRKCTPDVFTYSTLMDGLCREIRIDEAVSLLDEMQIEGCFPSAATFNVLINAVCKKGDLARAAKLVDNMFLKGCIPNEVTYNTLIHGLCLKGKLEKAVSLLDRMVSSKCVPNDITYGTIIHGLVKQGRAVDGARLLISMEERGHRANEYAYSALVSGLFREGKMEEAMKLWKEMVERGCKPNTVVYSALIDGLCREGRLDEAKDVLSEMVKVGCMPNAFTYSSLMKGFFQIGDSHKAILVWKNMENDNFIRNEVCYSVLIHGLCEDGKLREALMVWKQMLGKGFKPDVVAYSSMIHGLCNAGLVEQGLKLFNEMLCQEPESLPDVITYNIIFNALCKQSSISRAIDFLNSMMDQGCDPDLVTCNIFLRALREKVHPPQDGREFLDELAIRLFKRQRILGASKIVEVMLQKFLPPKASTWARVVQELCKPKKIQAAIDKCWSSLYC, encoded by the coding sequence ATGCGAAAATGCTCCTTATTTCACACAGAGCTCCTGAGCAAATCAATCAAGAAAGCTCTCAAGCTGGGCCTCTCTTCAGTCCCACCTAAGTTCCCTTCTCCAATTCACTCTCATTCCCACTTCTCTGTTTTCACCGTTCCATCGAACAATACCTCTGAAACCGCCGAACCTGATAACATTGGGGAAACTGAGCCCCCAGTATCTGATGAAATCTTCAAGTCAAGTCATAAATTGGGTTCTTACAAACCGGGTGATTCTACTTTCTATTCACTCATTGCGAACTATGCCGATTTGGGTGATTTTAGGTCGTTAGAGAAGGTTTTAGATCGAATGAAACGCGAGAACCGACGGTTTATGGAGAGAtgttttgttgtaatttttagAGCTTATGGGAAAGCGCATTTACCTGAAAAAGCTGTCCAATTGTTTGATAGAATGGTCTATGAGTTTCGTTGTCGGAGGACTGTGAAATCGTTTAATTCGGTtcttaatgttattatacaagAAGGTCGTTTTTCTCACGCATTAGAGTTTTATTCGCGGGTCATTGGTAGCAGGGATTCGAATATTTTGCCAAATGTGCTTACCTTTAATTTGGTTATTAAGGCTTTGTGTAAGTTGGGAATGATTGATAGAGCGGTTGAGATGTTTAGAGAAATGCCGCTAAGAAAATGCACTCCTGATGTGTTCACCTATAGTACATTGATGGATGGATTGTGCAGGGAGATTAGGATTGATGAGGCGGTCTCACTGTTGGATGAGATGCAAATTGAGGGGTGTTTCCCGAGTGCTGCAACATTTAATGTGCTGATCAATGCAGTGTGCAAGAAGGGTGACTTGGCACGTGCTGCAAAGCTTGTTGATAATATGTTTCTAAAAGGATGTATTCCTAATGAAGTGACTTATAACACCCTTATCCATGGTTTGTGTCTCAAGGGAAAATTAGAGAAAGCAGTGAGTCTACTGGATCGAATGGTATCAAGTAAATGTGTGCCTAATGACATCACTTATGGAACAATCATCCATGGGCTTGTAAAACAAGGAAGAGCTGTTGATGGGGCTCGTCTGTTGATTTCTATGGAGGAGAGAGGTCATCGTGCAAATGAGTATGCTTACTCAGCTCTTGTTAGCGGTTTGTTTAGGGAGGGAAAGATGGAAGAGGCAATGAAATTGTGGAAGGAAATGGTGGAAAGGGGATGCAAACCAAATACTGTTGTTTATAGTGCTCTTATAGATGGTCTGTGCCGAGAAGGGAGGTTGGATGAAGCAAAGGACGTTCTCTCTGAGATGGTGAAAGTGGGCTGCATGCCCAACGCTTTCACTTATAGCTCCTTAATGAAGGGTTTCTTCCAGATTGGCGATAGCCATAAAGCTATTCTTGTGtggaaaaatatggaaaatgataattttatccGTAATGAGGTTTGTTACAGCGTACTTATTCATGGCTTATGTGAGGATGGGAAACTTAGGGAGGCCTTGATGGTGTGGAAGCAGATGTTGGGAAAGGGATTTAAACCTGATGTTGTGGCTTACAGTTCCATGATTCATGGTCTTTGCAATGCTGGTTTGGTGGAGCAGGGTTTGAAACTTTTCAATGAAATGCTTTGTCAAGAACCAGAATCTCTACCAGATGTGATTACTTATAACATCATTTTCAATGCTTTGTGCAAGCAGAGTAGCATTTCGCGTGCCATTGATTTCTTAAACAGTATGATGGATCAAGGTTGTGATCCAGACTTAGTTACATGCAACATTTTTTTGCGAGCTTTAAGAGAAAAGGTACACCCTCCTCAAGATGGGAGGGAGTTTTTAGATGAACTTGCTATTCGGCTGTTTAAGCGACAGAGGATTTTAGGTGCTTCCAAAATTGTAGAAGTGATGTTGCAGAAGTTTTTGCCTCCAAAAGCCTCTACCTGGGCTAGAGTTGTTCAAGAGCTTTGCAAACCTAAGAAAATTCAAGCTGCCATTGACAAGTGTTGGAGCAGCCTCTACTGCTGA
- the LOC121266152 gene encoding protein PLASTID TRANSCRIPTIONALLY ACTIVE 14 isoform X2 yields MASSLPLYNPANCFISNSKLKNFHHGWSRRPSFSFATDTENLVKAIKGTTETPQYPIFQTPQVDESPSELEPADPDFYKIGYVRSMRAYGIEFKEGPDGFGVYASKDVEPLRRPRVIMEIPLELMLTISQKLPWMFFPDIIPVGHPIFDIINSTNPETDLDLRLACLLLYAFDLENNFWRLYGDFLPSAEECTSLLLATEEELLELQDPKLASTMREQRHRALEFWEKNWHSGVPLKIKRLANDPERFIWAVGTAQSRCINMQLRIGALVQDSNMLIPYADMLNHSFQPNCFFHWRFKDRMLEVMINAGQRIKKGDEMTVNYLSGQKNDVFMQRYGFSSPVNPWDEIQFSGNAHIHLDSFLSVFNISGLPEEYYHNSRLSNGGDTFVDGAVIAAARTIPTWSDGDVPPIPSMERKAVKELQEECQQMLAEFPTTSEQDRKLLDSMPEPTRTLEAAIKYRLHRKLFIEKTIQALEIYQERILF; encoded by the exons ATggcctcctctcttcctctttaCAATCCCGCCAATTGCTTCATCTCCAATTCGaag TTGAAGAATTTCCACCATGGGTGGTCACGAAGACCCAGTTTCTCTTTTGCTACTGACACCGAAAATCTGGTTAAAGCCATTAAAGGAACCACCGAGACTCCACAATATCCGATATTCCAAACTCCTCAAGTTGACGAATCGCCATCTGAG TTGGAGCCAGCAGACCCTGACTTCTATAAGATAGGGTATGTAAGGAGCATGAGAGCTTATGGAATTGAATTTAAAGAAGGGCCAGATGGATTTGGAGTGTATGCATCCAAAGATGTTGAGCCACTTCGCCGACCCAGG GTAATTATGGAAATTCCACTGGAATTAATGTTAACCATAAGCCAGAAGCTCCCATGGATGTTCTTTCCAGACATAATACCAGTGGGTCATCCTATATTTGATATTATAAACTCAACCAATCCAGAG ACAGATTTGGACCTACGATTAGCATGCCTTCTTTTATATGCATTTGATCTGGAGAATAACTTTTGGAGGTTGTATGGTGACTTTTTACCTAGTGCAGAGGAGTGCACTAGCTTGCTTTTAGCTACAGAG GAGGAGCTTTTGGAGCTTCAGGATCCTAAGCTTGCTTCAACTATGAGAGAACAGCGACACCGAGCATTGGAGTTTTGGGAAAAGAACTGG CACTCAGGTGTACCCCTTAAAATCAAGCGCCTTGCCAATGATCCTGAGAGATTCATCTGGGCGGTGGGTACAGCACAATCACGATGCATTAACATGCAATTGAGGATTGGTGCACTAGTTCAAGATTCAAATATGCTAATTCCTTATGCTG ACATGCTAAACCATTCCTTCCAGCCAAATTGTTTTTTCCATTGGCGTTTTAAGGATCGTATGCTTGAGGTGATGATAAATGCTGGGCAACGGATTAAAAAAGGAGATGAG ATGACTGTCAATTACCTGAGTGGACAGAAGAATGACGTGTTCATGCAAAGATATGGATTTTCATCACCAGTG AATCCTTGGGATGAGATCCAGTTCTCAGGCAATGCACATATTCATTTGGATTCCTTCTTGTCAGTCTTCAATATATCTGGCCTACCTGAAGAGTATTATCATAACA GTCGTCTTTCTAATGGTGGAGATACTTTTGTTGATGGTGCGGTCATAGCAGCGGCAAGAACAATTCCTACTTGGTCAGATGGGGATGTGCCCCCAATCCCAAGCATGGAAAGGAAAGCTGTGAAAGAGTTACAGGAAGAATGCCAACAAATGCTGGCAGAATTTCCTACTACCTCTGAGCAAGACCGGAAATTGCTAG ATTCTATGCCAGAACCTACGAGAACACTTGAAGCCGCAATCAA GTATAGATTGCACCGGAAGTTGTTCATAGAAAAGACCATTCAAGCATTAGAGATCTATCAAGAGCGGATATTGTTCTAA
- the LOC121266204 gene encoding 28S ribosomal protein S33, mitochondrial, producing MATGGLKSILAKAVTSGVNEARARIFGHMLNPTGQRSPHKLLRKKLIGDKVAEWYPHDVMKDDPLIMARQEKERLSKLEMLKRRGKGPPKKGQGKQAAKRKKN from the exons ATGGCTACTGGTGGCCTAAAGAGCATTCTGGCTAAGGCTGTGACGAGTGGAGTGAACGAAGCAAGAGCAAGGATATTCGGCCACATGCTTAACCCAACAGGCCAGAGATCACCCCACAAGCTGCTACGCAAGAAGCTCATCGGTGACAAGGTTGCTGAATGGTACCCACATGATGTCATGAAGGATGATCCTCTTATCATGGCTCGTCAAGAAAAAGA GCGTTTATCCAAGCTAGAAATGTTGAAGCGTCGTGGGAAGGGACCACCTAAGAAGGGACAAGGAAAGCAAGCTGCCAAACGTAAAAAGAATTGA
- the LOC121266152 gene encoding protein PLASTID TRANSCRIPTIONALLY ACTIVE 14 isoform X1: protein MASSLPLYNPANCFISNSKLKNFHHGWSRRPSFSFATDTENLVKAIKGTTETPQYPIFQTPQVDESPSELEPADPDFYKIGYVRSMRAYGIEFKEGPDGFGVYASKDVEPLRRPRVIMEIPLELMLTISQKLPWMFFPDIIPVGHPIFDIINSTNPETDLDLRLACLLLYAFDLENNFWRLYGDFLPSAEECTSLLLATEEELLELQDPKLASTMREQRHRALEFWEKNWHSGVPLKIKRLANDPERFIWAVGTAQSRCINMQLRIGALVQDSNMLIPYADMLNHSFQPNCFFHWRFKDRMLEVMINAGQRIKKGDEMTVNYLSGQKNDVFMQRYGFSSPVNPWDEIQFSGNAHIHLDSFLSVFNISGLPEEYYHNTGRLSNGGDTFVDGAVIAAARTIPTWSDGDVPPIPSMERKAVKELQEECQQMLAEFPTTSEQDRKLLDSMPEPTRTLEAAIKYRLHRKLFIEKTIQALEIYQERILF, encoded by the exons ATggcctcctctcttcctctttaCAATCCCGCCAATTGCTTCATCTCCAATTCGaag TTGAAGAATTTCCACCATGGGTGGTCACGAAGACCCAGTTTCTCTTTTGCTACTGACACCGAAAATCTGGTTAAAGCCATTAAAGGAACCACCGAGACTCCACAATATCCGATATTCCAAACTCCTCAAGTTGACGAATCGCCATCTGAG TTGGAGCCAGCAGACCCTGACTTCTATAAGATAGGGTATGTAAGGAGCATGAGAGCTTATGGAATTGAATTTAAAGAAGGGCCAGATGGATTTGGAGTGTATGCATCCAAAGATGTTGAGCCACTTCGCCGACCCAGG GTAATTATGGAAATTCCACTGGAATTAATGTTAACCATAAGCCAGAAGCTCCCATGGATGTTCTTTCCAGACATAATACCAGTGGGTCATCCTATATTTGATATTATAAACTCAACCAATCCAGAG ACAGATTTGGACCTACGATTAGCATGCCTTCTTTTATATGCATTTGATCTGGAGAATAACTTTTGGAGGTTGTATGGTGACTTTTTACCTAGTGCAGAGGAGTGCACTAGCTTGCTTTTAGCTACAGAG GAGGAGCTTTTGGAGCTTCAGGATCCTAAGCTTGCTTCAACTATGAGAGAACAGCGACACCGAGCATTGGAGTTTTGGGAAAAGAACTGG CACTCAGGTGTACCCCTTAAAATCAAGCGCCTTGCCAATGATCCTGAGAGATTCATCTGGGCGGTGGGTACAGCACAATCACGATGCATTAACATGCAATTGAGGATTGGTGCACTAGTTCAAGATTCAAATATGCTAATTCCTTATGCTG ACATGCTAAACCATTCCTTCCAGCCAAATTGTTTTTTCCATTGGCGTTTTAAGGATCGTATGCTTGAGGTGATGATAAATGCTGGGCAACGGATTAAAAAAGGAGATGAG ATGACTGTCAATTACCTGAGTGGACAGAAGAATGACGTGTTCATGCAAAGATATGGATTTTCATCACCAGTG AATCCTTGGGATGAGATCCAGTTCTCAGGCAATGCACATATTCATTTGGATTCCTTCTTGTCAGTCTTCAATATATCTGGCCTACCTGAAGAGTATTATCATAACA CAGGTCGTCTTTCTAATGGTGGAGATACTTTTGTTGATGGTGCGGTCATAGCAGCGGCAAGAACAATTCCTACTTGGTCAGATGGGGATGTGCCCCCAATCCCAAGCATGGAAAGGAAAGCTGTGAAAGAGTTACAGGAAGAATGCCAACAAATGCTGGCAGAATTTCCTACTACCTCTGAGCAAGACCGGAAATTGCTAG ATTCTATGCCAGAACCTACGAGAACACTTGAAGCCGCAATCAA GTATAGATTGCACCGGAAGTTGTTCATAGAAAAGACCATTCAAGCATTAGAGATCTATCAAGAGCGGATATTGTTCTAA